GTCAATCGATTTAGTGATGATTGCAGGTAGAAGATGTGTTGACCTGAAAGgaaccttttttccttttttttctttattttgatgAAAGAAAGGGATGTCAGAAGAGCTTTCAGGCTGCTGCCACTGTCTCACCAATACCGATGATCAGATGTTGAACTGGATTTTCATTGTTCTTGTGATTTGACAAATTTGATGTGATTTTcatgtttcttttgttttgtttttttgtttttattgtgATTCTGGTTGGTCCTTAGGAGTTCTTTTCCCTTGTGATAGAATCTCTTTTGCTATTTCACCTGCTGAAGCCTCCATGTTCTCTGGATGAACTTAAcagcaaaaataaaaagaaggtgAAAGGCATCAACATGATCTCCAACTCCTCCAAAGTTTTATTTCAGAGCTAAAAAGATTGGTGTGTTCAGCACAAGAAAGGATGGaaggaaagaaaatataaaagaagagagaaacagagagagagagagagagagagagagatttcataGCATGATGCAACCAATCATTATAAGCATCTTTCTCAGAAGACTCAAAACTCATGCAGCAATGCTAAAAACTAGATGAGATCTTCATAGAACTCAGAGATACCTCAGCTTGGAGCTTCTTGTTCTGGACTTGGAGAGCCTCATTCTCTGTCTTGGTGGCCTCAAGCTGCCTCTTGAGCACATCATACTCCTTCTCCAATTGCTTGGTCTTCCACCTGGCTCTCCTGTTCTGAAACCAGATGGCCACTTGCCTCGGCCGCAGGCCGAGCACCCTGGCCAGCTGCATCTTCCTCTCAGGCTCCAGTCTGTTCCCCAGCTCAAAGTTCCTCTCCAATGTCCTCACCTGCTCTATGTtgagcctcttcttcttctcccctgcCGGCAAGCCGTCGTCCGACAAGTCATCATCGGCGGTCATCTCGTCGCCGGTCTCTATCCCCGGGAAGGACCTGGATATCTTCCCCATCATTGGAGGCACACCTGCAGCACCGAAACCAGATGAGACACAAGTGGGCCACTTGGAATTCCCTTAGGCTGGAAGCTCGGAATAGGTTGTCATGGTGAGTGCCACAACTCACCTCTCAGGTCTTGGAGATTGGCAAGGAGGAGAGGACCGACAGGGATCCCGAGTTGGTTCTCTTCTCCACAGTTTATCTGCATTGGGACCATGAAGTTTGAaggaaaggaggaggaagaggccatTCCATTGCAGGCCATTTGCTACAGAGTAGACAAGTCAGCTGaccaaggggaagaagaagaagaagaagggtggcTTGAGGTTGAAATGGTGATCTGTTCACAATGTTGCAATCCAATGG
The window above is part of the Musa acuminata AAA Group cultivar baxijiao chromosome BXJ2-6, Cavendish_Baxijiao_AAA, whole genome shotgun sequence genome. Proteins encoded here:
- the LOC135614651 gene encoding homeobox-leucine zipper protein HOX21-like, which gives rise to MACNGMASSSSFPSNFMVPMQINCGEENQLGIPVGPLLLANLQDLRGVPPMMGKISRSFPGIETGDEMTADDDLSDDGLPAGEKKKRLNIEQVRTLERNFELGNRLEPERKMQLARVLGLRPRQVAIWFQNRRARWKTKQLEKEYDVLKRQLEATKTENEALQVQNKKLQAEILALRGGEASELINLNKETEGSCSNRSENSSDINLDISRTSVTESPLPPHQTLPYFQSVRPADTDLLLHSSCKPEFQCPKVENDEGSFINLLCSMGDQPAFWPWPDHHNFH